The following are encoded together in the Neofelis nebulosa isolate mNeoNeb1 chromosome 9, mNeoNeb1.pri, whole genome shotgun sequence genome:
- the ASXL1 gene encoding polycomb group protein ASXL1 isoform X2, which translates to MTLGTKRKFACQSYLLEVLENYSDAPMTPKQILQVIEAEGLKEMSGTSPLACLNAMLHSNSRGGEGLFYKLPGRISLFTLKKDALQWSRSPAAVEGEEPEDTADAESCGSNEASTVSGENDVSLDETSSNASCSAESQSRPLSNPRDSYRASSQANKQKKKTGVMLPRVVLTPLKVNGAHVESASGFSGRHADGESGSPSSSSSGSLALGSAATRGQAEVARDPAPLLRGFRKPATGQMKRNRGEEIDFETPGSILVNTNLRALINSRTFHALPAHFQQQLLFLLPEVDRQVGTDGLLRLSSSALNNEFFTHAAQSWRERLADGEFTHEMQVRIRQEMEKEKKVEQWKEKFFEDYYGQKLGLTKEESLHQNVGHEEAEIKSDLRVPGEPVRPQRGPATRQRDGHFKKRSRPDLRTRARRNLYKKQEPEQAAVAKDTQSVVPDIPLYKDGEAKSDSAEAGGPHLPGMASVAPDPENPEFLTQPVASRTQTDPGDLARASASPDRIPSLPQETAAQEPKDQKRKSFEQAASASFPEKKPRLEDRQSFRNTIESVHTEKPQPTKEEPKVPPIRIQLSRIKPPWVVKGQPTYQICPRIVPITESSCRGWTGARTLADIKARALQVRGARGHHCHREAATTAIGGGGGPGGGGGGATDEGGGRGGGSGDGGEARGHPEPRGAPSTPGECAADLQRTQLLPPCSLNGEHIQAGSAVSRARREDPIALRKEESCPLRRLPDVVTSGLEDASQLPIAPTGDQPCQALPPLSSRTPVPERLVEQPVLHLDVRTERESGTTSRESDNEDRGPSLLRENDPVQSLAGGVVLEGGPGQTLDHDSDPTMKHPVNVTPTSTTELSLAGCLQDRQCDDELGLGDSCSPTRESATRQENLTTEALVSDGAAPWVPGLSNDEAVGRPEPDSRGRVPSAEPQAVEEWEKAAPLIPVSAGELTEEGLVPPEHFSLVWTVPLQGCADGAGGHRKPVAGEKLKINGESEALSPHGESTDTASDFEGHLSEDSSEADPSEATVVKRALVVDTDEKHGWNHSASLSKVNGDRSLVMRTDSMAPPQSWVSRVCAVPQKFPDSLLLASTEYQSRPTLLGRPGSSMEATNPLVMQLLQGHLPLEKVLPPAQGSSKPESPRLPLMKEQGHGSSLGVGSLQDPLVNSCAGSKTSPRSLRASKELLLPEIREVSTGLARLEPTQAPGAPQKIAKTAPSLDSLYPVTKLMAASGKVEEVDSKEQFSPVSVEDRKEARDLSQRSNSNAAPGRSPGNLTTSRVPCFSSPNVISLDPDQTGQALGNQNGAGGQGKKLFGPRNEAAALQRPRPVEPTPLPADAPPGFPSRKLGPSKNSVSGGVQTAREDWAPRPPPASLGGVKNEKTFGGGPLKANAENRNAAGPGPRELVDHLQGMPFVLDLPFWKLPREPGKGPGQPLEPSSIPSQLNIKQAFYGKLSKLQLSSTSFNYSSSSPTFPKGLAGSVVQLSHKANFGASHSASLSLQMFTDSSTVESISLQCACSLKAMIMCQGCGAFCHDDCIGPSKLCVLCLVVR; encoded by the exons AAGGATGCCCTGCAGTGGTCTCGCAGTCCGGCTGCAGTGGAGGGAGAGGAGCCAGAGGACACAGCCGACGCGGAGAGCTGTGGGTCTAACGAAGCCAGCACTGTGAGTGGTGAAAACGATG TTTCTCTTGATGAAACGTCTTCGAACGCATCCTGTTCTGCAGAATCTCAGAGCCGGCCTCTTTCCAATCCTAGGGACAGCTACAGAGCTTCCTCACAG gcaaacaagcaaaagaaaaagactggGGTGATGCTGCCTCGAGTTGTTCTGACTCCTCTGAAGGTAAACGGGGCCCACGTGGAATCTGCATCAG GGTTCTCGGGCCGCCACGCCGATGGCGAGAGCGGCAGCCCgtccagcagcagcagcggctCTCTGGCCCTGGGCAGCGCTGCTACTCGTGGCCAGGCCGAGGTCGCCCGGGACCCTGCCCCGCTCCTGAGAGGCTTCCGGAAGCCGGCCACAG GTCAGATGAAGCGCAACAGAGGGGAAGAGATAGATTTTGAGACGCCTGGGTCTATTCTTGTCAACACCAACCTCCGGGCCTTGATAAACTCTCGGACCTTCCATGCCCTGCCAGCCCACTTCCAACAGcagctcctcttcctcctgccagAAGTGGACAGACAG GTGGGAACAGATGGCCTATTGCGTCTCAGCAGCAGCGCACTGAATAACGAATTCTTCACTCATGCGGCTCAGAGCTGGCGCGAACGCCTGGCTGACG gcGAATTCACTCATGAGATGCAAGTCAGGATCCGAcaggaaatggagaaggaaaagaaagtggaaCAGTGGAAAGAAAAGTTCTTTGAAGACTACTATGGACAGAA ATTGGGTTTGACCAAAGAAGAGTCATTGCATCAGAACGTGGGCCACGaggaggctgaaatcaagagtgactTGCGTGTCCCAGGAGAACCAGTGCGGCCACAGCGTGGTCCAGCTACCCGGCAGCGAGATGGGCATTTCAAGAAACGCTCTCGGCCGGATCTCCGAACTAGAGCCAGAAGGAATCTTTACAAAAAGCAGGAACCAGAACAAGCAGCGGTTGCTAAAGACACACAGTCTGTGGTACCAGACATCCCCCTCTACAAGGACGGGGAGGCTAAGAGCGACTCAGCAGAGGCGGGCGGCCCCCATCTGCCTGGCATGGCCTCTGTAGCACCTGACCCAGAGaatcctgaattcctgacccagcCTGTGGCTTCCCGGACCCAGACCGATCCAGGCGACCTGGCACGTGCTTCCGCGTCTCCAGACAGGATTCCCAGCCTGCCTCAGGAGACTGCGGCTCAGGAGCCCAAGGATCAGAAGAGGAAGTCCTTTGAGCAGGCGGCCTCTGCGTCCTTTCCCGAAAAGAAGCCCCGGCTTGAAGACCGTCAGTCCTTTCGTAACACAATTGAAAGTGTTCACACCGAGAAGCCACAGCCCACCAAAGAGGAGCCCAAAGTCCCGCCCATCCGG ATTCAACTTTCACGTATCAAACCACCCTGGGTGGTTAAAGGTCAGCCCACTTACCAGATATGCCCCCGCATCGTCCCCATCACGGAGTCCTCCTGCCGGGGCTGGACTGGTGCCAGGACCCTCGCAGACATTAAAGCCCGTGCTCTGCAAGTCCGAGGGGCGAGAGGCCACCACTGTCATCGAGAGGCGGCCACCACTGCCATCGGAGGGGGGGGTGGCCCGGGTGGAGGTGGCGGCGGGGCCACCGATGAGGGAGGTGGCAGAGGCGGCggcagtggtgatggtggtgaggCCCGTGGCCACCCTGAGCCCCGCGGAGCCCCGAGCACCCCTGGAGAGTGTGCGGCAGATCTACAGCGAACACAACTACTGCCGCCTTGTTCTCTAAACGGGGAGCATATCCAGGCTGGGTCTGCCGTGTCCAGAGCCAGGAGAGAGGACCCGATCGCTCTCAGAAAGGAGGAGAGCTGCCCGCTACGGAGGCTTCCAGATGTCGTCACAAGTGGTCTGGAAGATGCCTCCCAGCTCCCCATTGCTCCCACCGGGGACCAGCCATGCCAGGCTCTGCCCCCACTGTCCTCCCGAACCCCAGTACCAGAGAGATTAGTTGAGCAACCTGTGTTGCATCTAGATGTTAGAACTGAACGTGAGTCTGGTACCACTTCCCGGGAAAGCGATAATGAGGATCGAGGACCCTCTCTTCTCCGAGAGAATGATCCTGTGCAGTCTCTAGCGGGGGGCGTTGTACTGGAAGGAGGACCTGGCCAGACCCTCGACCATGACAGTGACCCCACCATGAAGCATCCTGTGAATGTGACCCCCACTTCCACCACTGAGTTGTCTTTGGCTGGTTGCCTGCAGGACAGACAATGTGATGATGAATTAGGACTTGGTGATTCATGCTCACCCACGAGGGAAAGTGCTACTAGACAAGAAAACCTGACAACTGAGGCCCTCGTCTCTGATGGTGCTGCTCCTTGGGTGCCCGGCCTGTCAAACGATGAGGCGGTCGGACGGCCTGAACCAGACTCCAGAGGACGTGTCCCATCTGCTGAGCCCCAGGCTGTGGAAGAATGGGAGAAAGCTGCCCCCCTCATTCCTGTGTCAGCTGGGGAGTTGACTGAGGAGGGGCTAGTTCCCCCGGAGCACTTCTCTTTGGTCTGGACGGTGCCGTTGCAAGGGTGTGCTGACGGTGCTGGTGGCCACCGCAAACCGGTGGCAGGTGAGAAGTTGAAGATCAACGGAGAGTCTGAGGCACTAAGTCCTCACGGCGAGTCCACAGACACGGCCTCTGACTTTGAAGGCCACCTGTCTGAGGACAGCAGCGAGGCCGACCCCAGTGAGGCCACAGTGGTGAAGAGAGCCTTGGTGGTGGACACGGATGAGAAACACGGTTGGAACCACTCTGCCTCACTCTCCAAGGTGAATGGTGATCGGAGTCTGGTTATGAGGACAGACAGCATGGCTCCTCCTCAGAGCTGGGTGTCTCGTGTATGTGCAGTTCCCCAAAAGTTTCCAGATTCCCTGCTGCTGGCCAGTACTGAGTACCAGTCAAGGCCCACATTGCTGGGCAGGCCTGGGTCCTCCATGGAGGCCACTAACCCGCTCGTGATGCAGTTGCTGCAGGGTCACTTACCCCTAGAGAAGGTTCTTCCTCCAGCCCAAGGCAGTAGCAAACCTGAATCCCCACGACTCCCGCTTATGAAAGAGCAGGGCCACGGCAGCTCCCTGGGAGTGGGATCTTTGCAGGACCCTTTGGTAAACAGCTGTGCAGGTAGCAAGACCAGCCCCCGTTCTTTAAGAGCTTCAAAGGAGCTGCTTCTACCTGAGATCCGTGAAGTGAGCACTGGTCTTGCCAGGCTGGAACCCACCCAGGCTCCTGGAGCTCCCCAGAAGATTGCCAAGACAGCCCCAAGTTTAGACTCCCTGTATCCAGTGACAAAGTTGATGGCTGCCTCTGGGAAAGTGGAAGAAGTGGATTCCAAAGAGCAGTTCTCTCCCGTTAGTGTGGAAGATCGGAAGGAAGCCCGTGACCTGTCCCAGCGCAGTAATTCAAATGCTGCCCCAGGCAGAAGTCCAGGAAATCTCACTACCTCGAGAGTCCCTTGTTTCTCATCTCCAAACGTGATCTCCTTGGATCCCGATCAGACAGGTCAGGCCCTGGGTAATCAGAATGGTGCTGGAGGTCAAGGGAAGAAGCTCTTTGGCCCTAGGAATGAGGCCGCGGCCCTTCAGCGCCCCAGACCCGTGGAGCCGACGCCACTGCCCGCTGATGCCCCTCCTGGGTTTCCCAGTAGGAAGTTGGGGCCAAGCAAAAACTCTGTGTCCGGTGGGGTACAGACTGCCAGGGAAGACTGGGCTCCGAGGCCACCGCCTGCCTCTCTTGGTGGTGTCAAGAATGAGAAGACTTTTGGGGGCGGTCCTCTCAAGGCAAATGCAGAGAACAGGAACGCAGCTGGGCCTGGTCCTCGGGAGCTGGTGGATCACTTGCAAGGGATGCCCTTTGTTCTTGACCTGCCCTTCTGGAAATTACCCCGAGAGCCTGGGAAAGGGCCTGGTCAGCCTCTGGAGCCTTCCTCCATCCCCTCCCAACTCAATATCAAGCAGGCATTTTATGGGAAGCTTTCCAAACTCCAGCTAAGTTCCACCAGCTTTAATTATTCCTCGAGCTCCCCCACCTTTCCCAAAGGCCTTGCTGGAAGTGTGGTGCAGCTGAGCCACAAAGCAAACTTTGGTGCGAGCCACAGTGCATCACTTTCCTTGCAGATGTTCACCGACAGCAGCACGGTGGAAAGCATCTCGCTCCAGTGTGCGTGCAGCCTGAAAGCCATGATCATGTGTCAGGGCTGTGGTGCGTTCTGTCACGATGACTGTATTGGACCCTCAAAGCTCTGTGTATTGTGCCTTGTGGTGAGATAA
- the ASXL1 gene encoding polycomb group protein ASXL1 isoform X3: MLPSALLLDHYTYRSGTSPLACLNAMLHSNSRGGEGLFYKLPGRISLFTLKKDALQWSRSPAAVEGEEPEDTADAESCGSNEASTVSGENDVSLDETSSNASCSAESQSRPLSNPRDSYRASSQANKQKKKTGVMLPRVVLTPLKVNGAHVESASGFSGRHADGESGSPSSSSSGSLALGSAATRGQAEVARDPAPLLRGFRKPATGQMKRNRGEEIDFETPGSILVNTNLRALINSRTFHALPAHFQQQLLFLLPEVDRQVGTDGLLRLSSSALNNEFFTHAAQSWRERLADGEFTHEMQVRIRQEMEKEKKVEQWKEKFFEDYYGQKLGLTKEESLHQNVGHEEAEIKSDLRVPGEPVRPQRGPATRQRDGHFKKRSRPDLRTRARRNLYKKQEPEQAAVAKDTQSVVPDIPLYKDGEAKSDSAEAGGPHLPGMASVAPDPENPEFLTQPVASRTQTDPGDLARASASPDRIPSLPQETAAQEPKDQKRKSFEQAASASFPEKKPRLEDRQSFRNTIESVHTEKPQPTKEEPKVPPIRIQLSRIKPPWVVKGQPTYQICPRIVPITESSCRGWTGARTLADIKARALQVRGARGHHCHREAATTAIGGGGGPGGGGGGATDEGGGRGGGSGDGGEARGHPEPRGAPSTPGECAADLQRTQLLPPCSLNGEHIQAGSAVSRARREDPIALRKEESCPLRRLPDVVTSGLEDASQLPIAPTGDQPCQALPPLSSRTPVPERLVEQPVLHLDVRTERESGTTSRESDNEDRGPSLLRENDPVQSLAGGVVLEGGPGQTLDHDSDPTMKHPVNVTPTSTTELSLAGCLQDRQCDDELGLGDSCSPTRESATRQENLTTEALVSDGAAPWVPGLSNDEAVGRPEPDSRGRVPSAEPQAVEEWEKAAPLIPVSAGELTEEGLVPPEHFSLVWTVPLQGCADGAGGHRKPVAGEKLKINGESEALSPHGESTDTASDFEGHLSEDSSEADPSEATVVKRALVVDTDEKHGWNHSASLSKVNGDRSLVMRTDSMAPPQSWVSRVCAVPQKFPDSLLLASTEYQSRPTLLGRPGSSMEATNPLVMQLLQGHLPLEKVLPPAQGSSKPESPRLPLMKEQGHGSSLGVGSLQDPLVNSCAGSKTSPRSLRASKELLLPEIREVSTGLARLEPTQAPGAPQKIAKTAPSLDSLYPVTKLMAASGKVEEVDSKEQFSPVSVEDRKEARDLSQRSNSNAAPGRSPGNLTTSRVPCFSSPNVISLDPDQTGQALGNQNGAGGQGKKLFGPRNEAAALQRPRPVEPTPLPADAPPGFPSRKLGPSKNSVSGGVQTAREDWAPRPPPASLGGVKNEKTFGGGPLKANAENRNAAGPGPRELVDHLQGMPFVLDLPFWKLPREPGKGPGQPLEPSSIPSQLNIKQAFYGKLSKLQLSSTSFNYSSSSPTFPKGLAGSVVQLSHKANFGASHSASLSLQMFTDSSTVESISLQCACSLKAMIMCQGCGAFCHDDCIGPSKLCVLCLVVR, encoded by the exons AAGGATGCCCTGCAGTGGTCTCGCAGTCCGGCTGCAGTGGAGGGAGAGGAGCCAGAGGACACAGCCGACGCGGAGAGCTGTGGGTCTAACGAAGCCAGCACTGTGAGTGGTGAAAACGATG TTTCTCTTGATGAAACGTCTTCGAACGCATCCTGTTCTGCAGAATCTCAGAGCCGGCCTCTTTCCAATCCTAGGGACAGCTACAGAGCTTCCTCACAG gcaaacaagcaaaagaaaaagactggGGTGATGCTGCCTCGAGTTGTTCTGACTCCTCTGAAGGTAAACGGGGCCCACGTGGAATCTGCATCAG GGTTCTCGGGCCGCCACGCCGATGGCGAGAGCGGCAGCCCgtccagcagcagcagcggctCTCTGGCCCTGGGCAGCGCTGCTACTCGTGGCCAGGCCGAGGTCGCCCGGGACCCTGCCCCGCTCCTGAGAGGCTTCCGGAAGCCGGCCACAG GTCAGATGAAGCGCAACAGAGGGGAAGAGATAGATTTTGAGACGCCTGGGTCTATTCTTGTCAACACCAACCTCCGGGCCTTGATAAACTCTCGGACCTTCCATGCCCTGCCAGCCCACTTCCAACAGcagctcctcttcctcctgccagAAGTGGACAGACAG GTGGGAACAGATGGCCTATTGCGTCTCAGCAGCAGCGCACTGAATAACGAATTCTTCACTCATGCGGCTCAGAGCTGGCGCGAACGCCTGGCTGACG gcGAATTCACTCATGAGATGCAAGTCAGGATCCGAcaggaaatggagaaggaaaagaaagtggaaCAGTGGAAAGAAAAGTTCTTTGAAGACTACTATGGACAGAA ATTGGGTTTGACCAAAGAAGAGTCATTGCATCAGAACGTGGGCCACGaggaggctgaaatcaagagtgactTGCGTGTCCCAGGAGAACCAGTGCGGCCACAGCGTGGTCCAGCTACCCGGCAGCGAGATGGGCATTTCAAGAAACGCTCTCGGCCGGATCTCCGAACTAGAGCCAGAAGGAATCTTTACAAAAAGCAGGAACCAGAACAAGCAGCGGTTGCTAAAGACACACAGTCTGTGGTACCAGACATCCCCCTCTACAAGGACGGGGAGGCTAAGAGCGACTCAGCAGAGGCGGGCGGCCCCCATCTGCCTGGCATGGCCTCTGTAGCACCTGACCCAGAGaatcctgaattcctgacccagcCTGTGGCTTCCCGGACCCAGACCGATCCAGGCGACCTGGCACGTGCTTCCGCGTCTCCAGACAGGATTCCCAGCCTGCCTCAGGAGACTGCGGCTCAGGAGCCCAAGGATCAGAAGAGGAAGTCCTTTGAGCAGGCGGCCTCTGCGTCCTTTCCCGAAAAGAAGCCCCGGCTTGAAGACCGTCAGTCCTTTCGTAACACAATTGAAAGTGTTCACACCGAGAAGCCACAGCCCACCAAAGAGGAGCCCAAAGTCCCGCCCATCCGG ATTCAACTTTCACGTATCAAACCACCCTGGGTGGTTAAAGGTCAGCCCACTTACCAGATATGCCCCCGCATCGTCCCCATCACGGAGTCCTCCTGCCGGGGCTGGACTGGTGCCAGGACCCTCGCAGACATTAAAGCCCGTGCTCTGCAAGTCCGAGGGGCGAGAGGCCACCACTGTCATCGAGAGGCGGCCACCACTGCCATCGGAGGGGGGGGTGGCCCGGGTGGAGGTGGCGGCGGGGCCACCGATGAGGGAGGTGGCAGAGGCGGCggcagtggtgatggtggtgaggCCCGTGGCCACCCTGAGCCCCGCGGAGCCCCGAGCACCCCTGGAGAGTGTGCGGCAGATCTACAGCGAACACAACTACTGCCGCCTTGTTCTCTAAACGGGGAGCATATCCAGGCTGGGTCTGCCGTGTCCAGAGCCAGGAGAGAGGACCCGATCGCTCTCAGAAAGGAGGAGAGCTGCCCGCTACGGAGGCTTCCAGATGTCGTCACAAGTGGTCTGGAAGATGCCTCCCAGCTCCCCATTGCTCCCACCGGGGACCAGCCATGCCAGGCTCTGCCCCCACTGTCCTCCCGAACCCCAGTACCAGAGAGATTAGTTGAGCAACCTGTGTTGCATCTAGATGTTAGAACTGAACGTGAGTCTGGTACCACTTCCCGGGAAAGCGATAATGAGGATCGAGGACCCTCTCTTCTCCGAGAGAATGATCCTGTGCAGTCTCTAGCGGGGGGCGTTGTACTGGAAGGAGGACCTGGCCAGACCCTCGACCATGACAGTGACCCCACCATGAAGCATCCTGTGAATGTGACCCCCACTTCCACCACTGAGTTGTCTTTGGCTGGTTGCCTGCAGGACAGACAATGTGATGATGAATTAGGACTTGGTGATTCATGCTCACCCACGAGGGAAAGTGCTACTAGACAAGAAAACCTGACAACTGAGGCCCTCGTCTCTGATGGTGCTGCTCCTTGGGTGCCCGGCCTGTCAAACGATGAGGCGGTCGGACGGCCTGAACCAGACTCCAGAGGACGTGTCCCATCTGCTGAGCCCCAGGCTGTGGAAGAATGGGAGAAAGCTGCCCCCCTCATTCCTGTGTCAGCTGGGGAGTTGACTGAGGAGGGGCTAGTTCCCCCGGAGCACTTCTCTTTGGTCTGGACGGTGCCGTTGCAAGGGTGTGCTGACGGTGCTGGTGGCCACCGCAAACCGGTGGCAGGTGAGAAGTTGAAGATCAACGGAGAGTCTGAGGCACTAAGTCCTCACGGCGAGTCCACAGACACGGCCTCTGACTTTGAAGGCCACCTGTCTGAGGACAGCAGCGAGGCCGACCCCAGTGAGGCCACAGTGGTGAAGAGAGCCTTGGTGGTGGACACGGATGAGAAACACGGTTGGAACCACTCTGCCTCACTCTCCAAGGTGAATGGTGATCGGAGTCTGGTTATGAGGACAGACAGCATGGCTCCTCCTCAGAGCTGGGTGTCTCGTGTATGTGCAGTTCCCCAAAAGTTTCCAGATTCCCTGCTGCTGGCCAGTACTGAGTACCAGTCAAGGCCCACATTGCTGGGCAGGCCTGGGTCCTCCATGGAGGCCACTAACCCGCTCGTGATGCAGTTGCTGCAGGGTCACTTACCCCTAGAGAAGGTTCTTCCTCCAGCCCAAGGCAGTAGCAAACCTGAATCCCCACGACTCCCGCTTATGAAAGAGCAGGGCCACGGCAGCTCCCTGGGAGTGGGATCTTTGCAGGACCCTTTGGTAAACAGCTGTGCAGGTAGCAAGACCAGCCCCCGTTCTTTAAGAGCTTCAAAGGAGCTGCTTCTACCTGAGATCCGTGAAGTGAGCACTGGTCTTGCCAGGCTGGAACCCACCCAGGCTCCTGGAGCTCCCCAGAAGATTGCCAAGACAGCCCCAAGTTTAGACTCCCTGTATCCAGTGACAAAGTTGATGGCTGCCTCTGGGAAAGTGGAAGAAGTGGATTCCAAAGAGCAGTTCTCTCCCGTTAGTGTGGAAGATCGGAAGGAAGCCCGTGACCTGTCCCAGCGCAGTAATTCAAATGCTGCCCCAGGCAGAAGTCCAGGAAATCTCACTACCTCGAGAGTCCCTTGTTTCTCATCTCCAAACGTGATCTCCTTGGATCCCGATCAGACAGGTCAGGCCCTGGGTAATCAGAATGGTGCTGGAGGTCAAGGGAAGAAGCTCTTTGGCCCTAGGAATGAGGCCGCGGCCCTTCAGCGCCCCAGACCCGTGGAGCCGACGCCACTGCCCGCTGATGCCCCTCCTGGGTTTCCCAGTAGGAAGTTGGGGCCAAGCAAAAACTCTGTGTCCGGTGGGGTACAGACTGCCAGGGAAGACTGGGCTCCGAGGCCACCGCCTGCCTCTCTTGGTGGTGTCAAGAATGAGAAGACTTTTGGGGGCGGTCCTCTCAAGGCAAATGCAGAGAACAGGAACGCAGCTGGGCCTGGTCCTCGGGAGCTGGTGGATCACTTGCAAGGGATGCCCTTTGTTCTTGACCTGCCCTTCTGGAAATTACCCCGAGAGCCTGGGAAAGGGCCTGGTCAGCCTCTGGAGCCTTCCTCCATCCCCTCCCAACTCAATATCAAGCAGGCATTTTATGGGAAGCTTTCCAAACTCCAGCTAAGTTCCACCAGCTTTAATTATTCCTCGAGCTCCCCCACCTTTCCCAAAGGCCTTGCTGGAAGTGTGGTGCAGCTGAGCCACAAAGCAAACTTTGGTGCGAGCCACAGTGCATCACTTTCCTTGCAGATGTTCACCGACAGCAGCACGGTGGAAAGCATCTCGCTCCAGTGTGCGTGCAGCCTGAAAGCCATGATCATGTGTCAGGGCTGTGGTGCGTTCTGTCACGATGACTGTATTGGACCCTCAAAGCTCTGTGTATTGTGCCTTGTGGTGAGATAA